In Miscanthus floridulus cultivar M001 chromosome 19, ASM1932011v1, whole genome shotgun sequence, the DNA window aagttgaagccgtTGATGATCTTTTACTAGAGCTTGTTGATGATTtcaaacttatacttagagatgttctttatgttccctctctACAGAGgaatttgattagtgtttcatgtttggacaacgatggttatgattgccattttggaaatggcaaatgtaagataacatataatgatgcatgtgttggtcttgctatcttacaaatgagctttatttgttatcactacatgatgatgtgaatgttgtatgcgataatGAGAACGTTGCAtgcgacaatgtgaatgtatcctcgtctgcggatgtaaacagaaaacgaaagagaactcacgatgcgttgtcgaaattatgacactgtcgtttatgccatatttcgagggggagaatagaaagactagttaagaatgatattcttcctccattagatctctcagatttagaacaatgcagagattgcataaaaggaaagtatataaagaaaattaagaaagatgccaaacgaagcacaggaattctatagattattcacacagacatctgtggtccatttcctgcaaaaagtgtggatggttatgattcgtttataacattcacagatgattactctcgttatggctatatttatccaatcaaagaaagaacagaagcattggataaattttcTTTATTTTCTATACATGTTGTCTAGATCAGTAATTCTTATCTCCGGTTAAAGTCAACAATGTGTCAATGTGTCGACAACTGGCTTGTCCGCTGATTATGCTAGGAAGTCTTTCTCGATTTTCTAAGCGCTAGCCTCGTCGATGATTGCATTTGGAAGAGGTATTTATTATTAGACTCAATTGGGCAACAAAATTGCTCAAGATTTTAGTTTACTGTTTGATTAGTTGGACCATCAGGTGAACCAAACTATACTAATATAAGCTAAGTTTTGTTTCTAATCGGGATTGTATCAACGATTTGGTGGTGCAAATATATAGTTTTAACAAAGAGATCAAATGTTCGAAGGTTCATAATATGATAGCATTTATCATTTGCTTTGATATTTATAGAGGAAAACTTAGAATAGAAAGGTGAAAACAAACGAGGATTGGATCGTACGCGAAACGTGAGGAAAATGACGCAAATAGTGCCGAACATGTGAAAAGAAAATGACGCGAAGAGTCTAGACAACAGAAACCAAAAATAGTCCCGATTGTGAACGAAGAAAAAACAGACGGAAATCAAAACATACAGATGAAAACCAAACAAACAGTCCCGCGCACTGTGCACGCCCTCCACGCTGTTGCCGCTCAAACACAGTGCTCCAATGGCTGCCACCGTTGCCTCCCCCCCAGCTCTCACCGCCACATGCCACCCGCATTGCTCTCCATCTCTGCCAACGGTCGCGCCTCGTGAATTTGCTGTCCCTGTCTATTTGCTGTCGATCGTGTTCCATCGATCCAACACTTGAGCTCCATGGCGCCCGCATGGCTCTCCGCTCCCCGTGCCGCCGTCTCCCTCCTCGATGGCACCCCCGCGAGTCGCTTCCGCTCCGAACCGCCTGCCCGTGTGGTGGCCGTCGTTTTCCGGCCGAGGACGACCGGGGTTTCTGTCGCGGCGCAGAGAAGGGTGGTCGCGGTGGCGACGGAGACGGCCCCTGCCGCGAGAGGGGATGAGGTGGGGACCCCGTTTATGGAGGAGATGCGGGCGGCGGCCATGCGGCTGCACTCCAGGGACCAGGCGGCCAGGGACGGGAAGAAGGAGGCGCAGGCGCCCATGGAGCCTCCCATCGCCAAGTGGCAGCCCACCGTGGAGGGGTACCTCCGCTTCCTCGTCGACAGCAAGCTCGTCTTCGAGACGCTCGAGGCCATCGTCGACCGCGCCGCCATCCCCTGGTGTCAGTGCAGTGctattcttctccttcatgcataTGCTTTTTTGTCGTGGTGATAACATCGTACATCATCAGAAATTCAGGAACTACACATTGCTTTCAAGTTTCAGATAATTTGGTACCACGATGCTGCATGCTTGTTGACATTCTGCTGATACGTCTTTTCAGATGCCGAGTTCAGGGATACTGGTTTGGAGAGATCAGAGCCACTCGGCAAGGATTTGGAATGGTTCAGGCAACAAGGGCACGCGATTCCGGAACCGTCTGCTCCTGGCATTACATATGCTTCCTTTCTGGAAGAGCTGTCTGAGAAGGACCCCCAGGCATTTGTTTGCCATTTCTACAACGTGTACTTTGCTCATACTGCCGGAGGCCGAATCATCGGCGAAAAGGTGACGATGAATTATGTCTGAAATCATATGAAAACCATCATTGTGCTTTTCTTTTCT includes these proteins:
- the LOC136529463 gene encoding heme oxygenase 1, chloroplastic-like, which translates into the protein MAPAWLSAPRAAVSLLDGTPASRFRSEPPARVVAVVFRPRTTGVSVAAQRRVVAVATETAPAARGDEVGTPFMEEMRAAAMRLHSRDQAARDGKKEAQAPMEPPIAKWQPTVEGYLRFLVDSKLVFETLEAIVDRAAIPWYAEFRDTGLERSEPLGKDLEWFRQQGHAIPEPSAPGITYASFLEELSEKDPQAFVCHFYNVYFAHTAGGRIIGEKVAEKTNLQKELELYEWEGDLSQMQQNVRARLNRVASGWPRAEKNRCLGEMEKAFTYSVDIRRHMFMFP